From a single Aspergillus puulaauensis MK2 DNA, chromosome 2, nearly complete sequence genomic region:
- a CDS encoding CCCH zinc finger protein (COG:S;~EggNog:ENOG410PKGH;~InterPro:IPR000571,IPR036855;~go_function: GO:0046872 - metal ion binding [Evidence IEA]) produces the protein MTEDQDLMAKISQLAGQINRHKNGTPQTQSQSPQPGEPHAGPHVSRHTSYRGRPGWAPYRGRPYGRGRGAAPHRHRTLILNNSTTSASQNATPPDAMAVDSDEQSRSATPNAWVTKHARHMQLINSAVYDKEAQKRVKALEETRKAKTQKKAQAEQAKVLQFAQGVGRQFPSAPQAPATGTSSGEYQIFLNDIPFRVSRGGGKLIRVSSANPAHSVLVGRAGLQLVDDPTTANNTPKRVKVAGVTFVRSKNGNLHRLGAVASKRMPSAIKKKDELCQRFTTTGTCYKGPSCLYVHDPNKVAICKDFLQTGKCSAGNSCDLSHEPSPHRSPACVHFLRGRCSNPECRYAHVRVTPGAPVCRAFASLGYCDKGEECEERHVHECPDYANAGVCKKKNCRLPHVDRAGQIRKNAAPKEDAADGGEESDASSEEEEYDEIGSDDVDSDYLSDEGELIEGAETGEISKQQDFISL, from the exons ATGACTGAAGACCAGGACTTGATGGCTAAGATCAGCCAGCTTGCTG GCCAGATTAACAGGCACAAGAATGGAACACCGCAGacgcagtcgcagtcgccCCAACCTGGAGAGCCGCACGCGGGTCCCCATGTATCACGACATACCTCGTACCGTGGGCGCCCTGGCTGGGCTCCTTACAGAGGACGGCCGTACgggcgagggcgtggagCAGCTCCCCACCGCCACCGTACCCTCATTCTCAATAACTCGACGACCTCAGCTTCGCAGAATGCAACCCCTCCCGATGCCATGGCGGTAGATTCAGACGAGCAAAGCCGTTCAGCGACGCCGAATGCCTGGGTGACAAAGCACGCGCGACATATGCAGCTAATCAACTCTGCAGTTTATGACAAAGAAGCACAGAAAAGAGTTaaggccctggaggaaacCCGCAAAGCGAAGACGCAGAAAAAAGCACAGGCCGAGCAGGCGAAGGTGCTGCAGTTTGCGCAAGGCGTGGGTAGACAGTTTCCCTCCGCACCGCAGGCTCCTGCCACGGGGACATCATCCGGGGAGTACCAGATATTTCTCAACGACATCCCATTCCGCGTGTCGCGCGGAGGTGGCAAGCTGATCAGAGTTTCTAGTGCGAACCCCGCTCATTCCGTCCTGGTAGGAAGAGCTGGCTTACAGTTAGTAGATGACCCGACCACTGCGAACAATACGCCCAAGCGGGTGAAAGTTGCTGGTGTGACATTTGTCCGGAGCAAGAACGGCAACCTTCATCGACTAGGGGCAGTAGCCTCGAAAAG GATGCCATCGGCAATTAAGAAAAAGGACGAGCTTTGCCAAAGATTCACAACGACGG GTACCTGCTACAAGGGGCCTTCATGTCTGTACGTTCATGACCCGAACAAAGTCGCTATTTGCAAGGATTTCCTTCAGACAGGCAAATGTAGCGCAGGTAATAGTTGCGATTTGTCACACGAGCCGTCCCCTCATAGATCCCCTGCTTGTGTACATTTCCTTCGGGGTCGTTGTTCTAACCCAGAATGTCGCTATGCCCACGTCCGGGTCACGCCCGGAGCGCCCGTGTGTAGGGCTTTTGCATCATTGGGGTACTGTGACAAGGGCGAAGAATGTGAGGAGCGACATGTTCACGAATGCCCAGACTATGCGAACGCAGGTGTttgcaagaaaaagaacTGTCGACTACCACATGTCGATCGTGCTGGACAGATTCGAAAGAATGCTGCTCCAAAGGAAGACGCCGCTGATGGTGGTGAAGAGTCTGATGCTTCtagcgaagaagaagagtatgACGAGATCGGTTCCGATGATGTCGACTCTGATTATCTTTCCGATGAGGGAGAGCTCATCGAAGGAGCGGAGACTGGTGAAATCTCGAAGCAGCAGGATTTCATCAGCCTCTGA